One Nitrospira sp. DNA window includes the following coding sequences:
- a CDS encoding Protein serine/threonine phosphatase PrpC, regulation of stationary phase, translated as MWEWSAYGGTDRGLVRPTNQDTFLVDNRHRLWAVADGMGGHAGGDFASRLAMDTLADLAPSLSHGASDQTVTADEDAVALLTTMVQRAHRAVQRHAVQHPPLQGMGTTLVLAHLLPFPRPRLIVLNVGDSRAYLIREAAIRQVTQDHTLVEEQVRDGLLTPAQAACHPDRHVLTRAMGLGLAIDADVFHCELRDRDLLLLCSDGLTKMLTDECILRTTLLHRHDPAGVTHALIQAARDEGGIDNVTVVACAVTGTTDPANSH; from the coding sequence ATGTGGGAGTGGTCGGCCTACGGCGGGACGGATCGGGGTTTGGTTCGTCCGACCAATCAAGATACGTTTCTGGTCGACAATCGGCACCGGCTCTGGGCCGTGGCCGACGGCATGGGAGGCCATGCGGGAGGAGACTTCGCCAGCCGACTGGCTATGGACACCCTCGCGGATCTCGCGCCGAGCCTTTCTCACGGCGCCTCAGACCAAACCGTCACAGCGGATGAGGACGCCGTCGCGCTCCTCACGACCATGGTGCAACGCGCCCATAGGGCCGTTCAGCGGCACGCCGTTCAACATCCACCGCTGCAAGGGATGGGAACGACGCTGGTCTTGGCGCATCTCCTGCCGTTTCCCCGACCCCGTTTGATCGTCCTCAACGTCGGTGACAGCCGGGCCTACCTGATCAGAGAAGCCGCCATTAGGCAGGTGACGCAGGACCATACGCTGGTCGAAGAACAGGTCCGTGACGGACTCCTCACGCCGGCGCAGGCAGCGTGCCATCCGGACCGCCATGTGTTGACCCGCGCCATGGGGCTTGGTCTCGCCATAGATGCCGATGTCTTCCATTGCGAGCTGCGCGATCGCGATCTGCTGCTGCTCTGTTCGGACGGCCTCACGAAAATGTTGACCGACGAGTGCATTCTCCGTACAACCCTGTTGCACAGGCACGATCCCGCCGGTGTGACTCACGCTCTGATTCAGGCGGCGCGGGACGAAGGGGGGATCGACAATGTGACTGTGGTCGCCTGCGCCGTGACCGGCACAACCGATCCAGCAAATAGCCATTGA